Proteins from a single region of Primulina tabacum isolate GXHZ01 chromosome 5, ASM2559414v2, whole genome shotgun sequence:
- the LOC142544180 gene encoding LIM domain-containing protein WLIM1-like: protein MNKSKLGSFNSIDGVLYCRPDHHDQIFKRTGSLEKSFEGTPKLLKPEKALENENASRVSNMFGGTRDKCVGCSNSTVYPIEKVTVNGRLYHKSCFKCTHGGCTISPSNYVAHDGKLYCNHHHIQLFKAKGNYSQLETELEKDPSLPTPLQVAANL from the exons ATGAACAAATCCAAG CTTGGAAGCTTCAACTCCATTGATGGGGTGCTGTACTGCAGACCTGATCACCATGATCAGATCTTCAAGAGAACCGGTAGCCTGGAGAAAAGTTTTGAAG GTACTCCTAAACTCTTGAAACCAGAGAAGGCATTGGAAAATGAG AATGCAAGCAGAGTTTCAAATATGTTTGGAGGTACGAGAGACAAATGTGTGGGATGTAGCAACAGTACAGTTTACCCTATCGAGAAG GTGACTGTGAATGGAAGATTATACCACAAGAGCTGCTTCAAGTGCACTCATGGAGGCTGCACCATTAGCCCATCCAACTACGTAGCACACGACGGCAAGCTCTACTGCAATCACCACCATATCCAACTTTTCAAGGCCAAAGGAAACTACAGCCAGCTCGAGACCGAATTAGAGAAAGATCCCTCGCTTCCTACGCCTCTCCAGGTCGCTGCTAACTTATGA